Proteins encoded by one window of Bactrocera oleae isolate idBacOlea1 chromosome 4, idBacOlea1, whole genome shotgun sequence:
- the LOC106621380 gene encoding uncharacterized protein yields the protein MNFSTDRIKNFLFLPKNHEYDDELYGPLLKLVPFGKTVLVITRPTSSPELLPLMEQAGVQVYNNKQSLRRFIFICSDNIIGVIKILFDIHRWAVKPHIIVLDLNTFSLMENENTHIPNEMCKDLSSGTPLKLVMLCIATLFNKMNVLNNMHSNAVEGDKESSKIFSVVVLPKSSRLLTEEDIELVINMFYCNNAYENFTNIFELIYSTVSPDKVLE from the exons atgaatttttctacagatagaataaagaattttttatttctgccaAAAAATCATGAATATGATGATGAACTGTATGGT ccGTTATTAAAGTTAGTTCCATTTGGCAAAACAGTCCTAGTTATTACAAGGCCGACGTCATCGCCTGAACTGTTACCATTAATGGAACAAGCAGGAGTGCAGGTGTACAACAATAAGCAAAGCCTGCGCCGGttcatttttat atgTAGTGATAATATCATTGgagttattaaaatattgtttgataTACACAGGTGGGCGGTCAAACCTCATATAATTGTATTGGATCTAAATACATTTAGTTTAATGGAAAATGAAAATACACACATTCCAAATGAAATGTGTAAAGATTTGTCAAGCGGGACTCCATTAAAACTTGTTATGCTATGTATTGCtacattatttaataagatGAATGTATTAAACAACATGCACTCGAACGCTGTAGAAGGCGACAAAGAATCCTCGAAAATATTTAGCGTTGTAGTGTTACCAAAGTCTAGTAGACTACTAACTGAAGAAGACATTGAGCTTGTCATCAATATGTTCTATTGTAACAATGCATACGAAAATTTTACTAACATTTTCGAGTTGATCTATTCAACAGTTTCTCCTGATAAAgttttagaataa